Genomic DNA from Gimesia aquarii:
TGCGATTTGGTTTGAATCCAGGGAATGATAAGACAACCATCATCAGAAAGAATGCCAATCCACTTTTCCATCCCCAGTTAAGCGCCTCATTCTGATATCGATTGTCTAAATATCCTCCAATAAGGGTGATTGCTAATAAGAGAGAAGGAGGATGCACATAATCAAACAAATGTTGAAAAGCAAAAGATTGCACGACCCAGCCTAAATACAATAAAGCCAACAATACTGAATCTCGCTTCCCAGATTCAACGAGAGTATCACGTTCGGAGTTACCTCTATATTTCCAATAGTCCCTGATAGCTATCAAAGCGAGAGGCACAGCAATTAGATGCAGAAAAACCCAGGGGTAAAATCGGTATAAAAATTGAGCAAATCGTAAAGGTTCCCATCCTGCTTTACGCGCTGCGACATACTCCGGATTCCATTCAGTAAAGGTCTCATAAAACGCAGGCCAGGCGCCATTCTGCCACATCCAGTAACTTCCTGCTGCTCCCAAAGCTAAGCCGCCCAACAGTAAACCAGAAAAATCGATCAGCATTTTTTTAGGTTGTCGTATTATGAACAGTGATCCAATCCAAACACATAAGGCTGGTACTGCTACAAAGGGCTTGATCCAAAAAGCGGTTGCCCACAAGAGACCTTCCAGGAAAGCCCATCCCCATACAGATGCGAACGAACGCTTACCTGCTGTCTGTCTATTCTCAATGAGTTGATCGCTTTGTCTACGTCTTAACCGCACCGCAGCCAAAGCGGGAAAGAGAATCAATGTATCTCGCTGAAAGTGAGACCATTCTGAGATCGAAAAGTAAAATGAAAATAAAGCAATACCGATCCAAATCATGCCGGTCGTAGAGAGTTGGTTTCGACGATTCCACAACATCAAAAGCAAGGCACTACCGCTGAAAATGATCAAATCTACAATCCGAATCGCGTCAGAACTCATCCCAACTAAAGAACGAACCAGCATGTGTAACCATACGATTCCCGGCAGATTCGTCTCAAACATATCTTTGTATAACACCCCATCATTAAGAGCCATTTGCGCTTGAAGGTCATATAAGACGACATCTGTTGCTAAAGGCATCCTGATAAATAATGGAACATTCAAGATCAGAATCAGAAAAAAAATAATAAGAGCAACCCAGGTTAAGCCTGTGATTTGCCGGGCAGGCTGGCTTTCCACAATCAATACTCCACATATTTACACATATTACTGCTGTCATGAGAACCAGATGGAGCCAATACTATAGACGGCATAAACACTATAGGTAAAATAAATCCTTGTAGATTGGATGAAAAACTGCCATTTTTGTAGAGAAACAGGAAGAGTTGTCCTATTTGCACTGTTATGCTGGGCTTAGTAGGCCATTTTTGTAGTCAGAGATCTTATTACGATTTTATTTTAAAACCCATAACGAAAACAGAAGAATTGTGGATCCCGGACATCTCACTGAACTTATTGAATTAGAAGAGAATTATTGGTGGCACGTTGCTAAACGTAAGTTGGTAACTGAAATTCTAACCTCCGAATTTCCCGCTCCCGGCTTAATTATCGAAGGGGGAATTGGTTCTGCACGTAACTTACTGGAATTCAGCCAACTAGGATACGAAGTGACTGGATTTGACCTCATGGAAGATGCAGTAGAACATGGGCGTTCGCGTGGATTAAACAATCTCTTCGTACACGAACTCAGTCAACCTTGGCCCGTTCCTCCGGCCACTGCAAAAGCGGTGCTTCTGTTAGATGTCATGGAGCATATGGAGAACCCGGTTCAGTTATTAAAAAATGCCAAGGAAACATTAGCCTACAATGGTGGGATCATAATTACAGTCCCCGCTTACCCCATGCTCTATTCGGACTGGGACCGAAAATTGGGACATTTCCGACGCTACACAAAATCAAAATTTCGTGAACATACTGAGCAAGCAGGTTTGAAAGTAAAATGGTTGACATACTGGAATTCGTTTACTTTACCCGCTGCCATAGCGATTAGAGGAAAAGATAAGATTCTGAAACGTACTGATGATTCTCCTCCACGCTTTGCCAGAGTTTCACGATTTACAAACGCCTGTCTGAAATCGTGTGCCAATATTGAACGTAAACTAATTCATTCGACAGGAGTTCCATTTGGCCTTTCACTGGTAGGAGTATTGGTCAAATGAAAGAATGTAATCATGAACATTCTCATTCTGTGAGGAGACCGATTGCAGATGCTCTGATTTCGGTTGTTCTACCTGTGTTTAATGAGCAGGATGTGCTACCGCAATTACTACAAGCTGTTGAAGATTCATTACAAACAGCAGGATGTCAATATGAAATTATCTTTGTTAACGATGGATCGTCCGACAAAAGTGGAATCATTCTTGATGATCTTGCAGAATTAAATTCCCGTGTCAGAGTCGTCCATTTCGCTAAAAATTTTGGACATCAGGCAGCAGTTCAGGCGGGTTTGTTGCACACAACCGGTGATGCCATTGTGATTATGGACTCTGATATGCAAGATTGTCCCAAGGCCATCGTTGACTTTATCATGCATTGGCAAGCGGGCTATGATGTTGTTTATGCGGTGCGTACAGAACGAAAAGAGAATATTGTAAAACGTTGGGCGTTCCAAACTTTCCATAAAATTCTGAATCTGATTTCCAGTACTCCCATTCCACGCGATGCTGGCAATTTTGGTTTAATTGACTGTAAAGTAGCCATTCAAATCGCACAACTACACGATCGAGATCGCTACTTTCCCGGACTCCGATCCTGGGTTGGTTATCGTCAAATAGGTGTTACGGTAGAACGCCTGGCCCGTTATGACGAAAATCCTCGCGTGTCTTTTATTCAACTGTGCCGCTTAGCAAAAACCGCTATTTTTTCTTTTTCTTTTTTACCACTTACGATTTTTTATGTGATCGCTGCCTTATCAGCTGTTGTCTGTATCGGACTGATTTCCTTTGTGCTTTATCATAAGCTATTCACTGAGTTAGCAATTCCTGGCTGGGCTTCGACTACAATTACCGCATCATTTTTCGGTGCACTGAATGCATTAGGAATTGGAATTCTCGGTGAATATGTCACCCGAATTTATGACCAGGTAAGAGCCCGGCCGATGTTCATTGTTGGGTCTAAAACCAATTTTGACTCACCTGAAATCGAAGCGCCACTACTAGCCAAACTAGAAAAAAATCAAATCACTAAAGAAGATGACGCTCTTGATGCTGCCGAGAATTTTTCTTAGCAAACTTATTCAAGATCAACCGAAGATTTATTGAGTCGTCGGTTTCACAATGCTGACTGAATCTTGAAAACGTGAAGTGGGCTTTTCGCTACTATGTTGATGCCGATCCACGTCTTTGTTCTGGGTAGTATGTAAGAGCCGTGGACGAAAGACAACCATGAGCAGCATCGGTAAGTACCACAGCAAATAAACGCTTCCTTGTTGAGGATACCACAACAGCGTCGCAATAATGATAGCCGTCGAATGTGACATGAGATGGGCTAAATTCTTTCGACGCGGCCAAATCGTCAGACAGGCAATTAAGAGTACAAAACCAATAAAGACGGGAATACGATAAGCCGATTCATAATCCCCCCAGAATCCGGGAATTTTTTGTCCTCCCTCAAATTTGAGAACTGACCAGTCGATCGAACCAATTGTTTGTTTAGTAAATGAAAAGCGATCAACAGATGTCAGGATAAGACTACCTAATAAGATAATACCAACAACACTCCCGGACAAAGCAAAGCGTTTGAATCCATTTTTCCAATAAAAGCTGGCCCACAAAGGTAAAAGAAATACGGGAAAAAACATGGCGCCACATGCCAGCCCCATAAAAATGCCCGATAGAATGGGTTTCTGGTAGGTCACAAACGCCCAAACCAGTAACGCAGCGGGCAGCACATGATTAGCTTTACTTACATCATATGCAGTACATGGCAACAAAAGATAAAGTAATGCCATCGCCAGTCCCAATTGAGTATCGGAAAAATGAACCTTTCCCATAATAATCAATCCCACCACGACAAAGGCATGCGCCAGAAACGCCATAATGCGTGCTGCCAAAGTGGATGCATCCAGTCCGTTAACCATGGCAGTTGAAAGTGGAACAACAGGCGTCGCTAATAAACGAGCAGTTGGCCCGGCTTCAGGAGTTTTTTGTATTTGAGTTTTTGTGACATCTTGCATACTCAATAAATTATCTGCCTGCTTTACGGTTTGAATGGTTTCCGGTGCAGGGATTTCCGTAAAGACGCGAATCATCAAAAAGGTGAATATTGAAATACACAGAAAAGCCATTCCGAAACTATTCAGATTCTGTTCACCACGCGGCCTGCGTTGAAAAAAACAATCAACACTCATCCGAACCACAAATAACCCGGTTCCCACAAACAACCAGACATTCCCCAATATAGGATTGGTACCGACAAACAACAGACCTGGAGAAATCGAAAGCAACAACAATAAGTCTAAATTGCGCAAGGACAGGATACGATCAAATCGGAAAAAGACCGCGATCGACAGCAACAAGGATAAATAGAACCATGTTGCTTCACTGACAAAATAATCGGGTAAGATGTGATCCATACGTGAATACCGCCAGTGATTAGAATTGATCACCAGTCGAAACGATTCGTTGTTTGAGCGTCAAACAGGTCCCCTTGTTTTTACCCAAACTTTTACACCTATTCCAAGATTGATCTTTGAAATCAATGTTTAATCTTGATTAGAGGATTATTCTGCACTCATTGTTCAAAGATTTGAAAATTATAACCAGTCGATTAATCGCATTTTTCTCAAGTTGGTAAAGATTCTGAACGCAATACGAACCATTCGTACACATCAACAACACACTCCTCCGATTTCAATCATTAGCCTATCAATTCAATATAGAAAAGCTCGCATGATTTGCTTCATAAATTACATTTGATAAACTCACATAAGAATACTGGTTTTTAAATAATTCTGTTTGATGTTTGAATTCAATACTGAGATGATAAAAAACATATCAACGTCATTGGATCTGAGATTCCAACTCTAAATAGAAATGATTCTCACAGCTTATTACTCCACAAGACCTGCAGAGGAATCAAATGATGAATCGAAACAAAACATACACACTGTTTCTCATCTACTGTTTGTGTTTAGTGATTCATACTCCACTCCTGGCACAAACCCCGAAAAATAAGCATACCGTTTCCTCCGATACTGATGCCTCTCTCAAAAAATTGAAATCGAATAAAGGACTGTGTGTCGTTCTGGGACTACCTCAGGCAGATAAAGCGTCCTTCGTTGTCGAATTAGTTCAGAATACCAATTTACAAGTTTATTTTCAGTCAGAGTCACAAGCAGAAGTGGCGCAAGTCCGCCGCTTGTCAGATGAAGTGGGACTATTAGGTCAACGTATTTTTGCTGATCGGGGAACGAAGAATGCCATTGCTCTGGCCAGTAATCTGGCTGATGTGATTTTCGTACAAAAAACCGCGGGAAATTGGGACTCTAAGACTGAACTCTTACGTGTCTTACGACCTCAGGGGATCGCTTTTTTATCGGACTCCAAAATAACAAAGCCAGTTCCCAAAGGAAATGATTATTGGGATCACCCCTATCATCGTCCCGATAACAACCCTCAATCGACTGATCAAAATGCGCGATCTCCTTACCGCACCCAATTTCTGGCAAATCCCAAATTTTCGCCAATGCCTGAAATATCCGTTGCAGCCGGAGGAAAAGTTTATAAAGCATTCGGACACATTGCGCATAAACAAAATCAAAACGCCATCTTAAACACTTTAATGTGCATCAATGCCTACAATGGAACCATTCTCTGGAAACGTAAGCTGCCAGAAGGTTTCATGATTCACCGTAATACTATGATCGGAACCGAAGATGCCTTGTATATGGCTGATAATGAATCCTGTAAAATCATTGATAGTGAAACGGGAAAGATCCGAGATGAAATCGTCATTGATGAGAAGATGGCCGATGGTCCTGTCTGGAAATGGATGGGTATGCAGGATGGTACACTGTATGCATTGATTGGCAATAAAGAGGTTCAGGTAGACACTAAAAAATCTGCTAGACGTGGATTAGGACACTGGCCTTGGGGGATGTGGAAAGGGCATGATTATTCAAACCCTAAAAACGCGTTTGGTTTTGGTCGCACTTTTGTTGCCATCAATCCAGCCAACAAAAAAGTTCTTTGGCATATTCGTGAAAAAGACTATATCGACAGCCGCGGCGTCTGTATGAAAAATGACAATATTTATTACTACTGTCCAGACAAATTTCTAGCCTGTCTCAACATCAAAAATGGAAAACAAGTCTGGAAAAATGATGATAAAAAGCTGTTGGCTTCAATTGGCTCAAATCAAAAAGCGCAACATTATGTCACAGGCTACGCAACGACCACCTACTTGAAATGCAGTGACGACTATCTGTTTTTTGCAGGACCACAGCGATTACATCTCGTAACAGCATCCGCCGCTGATGGTTATTGGTTGTGGGAAAAAGAGCATGGAAATCTCCAATTAGTTTTGCGTGACGACGGCATTTACGCTGCTGGTCCTAAAGAAACAGGTATGAAACTAGACTATGCAACCGGAGAGAAAATCGCTTCATTACCAACCCGCCGGGCTTGTACTCGAGCTACAGGAAGTGTCGACAGCATCTTTTTCCGTACTAGTGGAGGAACTGTTCGCCTGGAAACGGACTCACATACTGCCCAACATATTGCCCCTATGCGGCCTCCCTGTCAGGATGGAGTCATCGTTTCTAATGGCCTGTTATACTGGGGTCCCTGGATGTGCGGTTGCCAGTTGTCTCTTTATGGACACATTTGCTTGGGTCCTGAAAAGAATTCCTCTGCGCCATCCACTCAAACTCCTCCACGAAGAGTGACTTATACAAGTGAACTGTCAGATGTCGAACCGCTATCAGTCCACAATGATGACTGGCCTGTTTTTCGTGGTGACAATCGGCAATCTTCCACGACGAAAGCTCCTATTCCGAAGAAATCAAAACTTGCCTGGACAGCACAAGTAACAAAGTCCTCATTACCTACGGCCCCTACTGTCGCAGGAGAGATGATTTTTGTGGGCGACCGGAATGGCGTTATCAGTGCATTTGATATGCAGGGTAAACTGATCTGGAAACGATATACCGGAGGCGCTATTTATTATCCACCGACCGTCAACAACCACCGCCTTTTTGTTGGTTCAGCTGATGGGCGAGTTTATGCATATGAAGCGAAAACAGGAAAACCTCTCTGGTCTTTTCGAGTGGCACCGCATCAACGGCTGATTCCTGTTTATGGTAAATTGATTTCAACCTGGCCTGTTGCTGGTGGCGTCGTCGTTCAAGACGATACGGTTTACGCTGTAGCAGGAATTGCGCATTTTGATGGCACGCATGTCGTTGCTTTAAATTCAATTACTGGTGAATTGAAACAGGAAAATAATTCCTCAGGTGCATTATCACAAGAAGTAAATAGTGGGATCAGTCTGCAGGGAAGCTTATACATCGAGGAAGATGAACTCAGGTTCCTGGCAGGGGGCGTCTATGAAACAGCCCGTTATGACCTGAAAACATTAACGTGTCTCAATTCTCCCAGTACTGAAGTTCGATCACAGTATCGAACTGCATTTTATCCCTACTACCCTGGTTACGGTAAATACCTGTCGATTGAACACATGTTAAAAGACCGACGGGAACTGGTCCATGACGCCAGTTATGAAGGGAGTGTTTTTACCAATCTTACCTTAAAAGAAGCTCTTCCCCCTGGTGCCCCCAAAGCGAAAAAAGAAGCAGCTCGCTGGTTAAGTATGCGTGCTCGACGAACAGGGCAAGCTTACAAACGTAAAAATCTCTGGGAAGATCAGAAACAACGCCGTTTTACCAGTTTTATTGTCTCTCCTGAAACAATCCTGGTAGCTGGTCATCCGGATTCAAAACCAGACTCACCTTTCCTGACAGCCATCAATATTAATGAAGGTACAGATCTCTGGACCCACAAGCTACCAGCTTTGGCAGTGAAGGGGGGAACTGCGATCGATTCCGAAGGAAGAATGATTGTCTCATTGGAAAATGGGCAACTCTGTTGTTTTCACAAAGAATGACTCCTATTTGGTATCAATGTTTAAAAATGACTTTCTGCTGAAATGAAAATCAGGTACTTTAGAAAAGACGAAATGATCGCGTCCTCATAAAGCCTCAATTTTGATTCACTGAAGTTTGATACCAATGACAGCCCGTACCCAATTTTATCTGCTCGGAAATAACAGCCATCTGTCTGATAGCTTGAATAAACTCTCTGATTACAATTGTAATAAACTCGAAAATCAAACTCTCGAAAGCCTTCAACCGGATGAGACCGTTTCCCTCTTTGAAGAAACCTCTTCAGAATATGTCGGATTTATAGAGCGACCAGAGTTAATTGATCAGACCCAACTCAATCAGATCAAAAACTTTGAGTTAAAAAGAGATCAGACAGGAGCCTGCTTTCTTCCTTTCAGTTCTGCAGAACTTTTTACACAATCATATGAAATTCTCTCTCCAATAGCAGTGCTTCTTGCTATGAATCCTTTTCAGCACGCAATCGTGCTGATACATAAATCGACATTTTTAAGTTTGAAAGAAATACCCAACTCTGAAGACCTTCTTTGGCATTCATTGATTCTCATGGCGGAAGCAGGAATTAAAAATCAGCTGATTGCTGCCCCAGCTCTCAATGTAGGTAGAAAGTTACAAATTCCTTTACCTCAGTTAGCTCCAGATTATCCTGGTCATGATCGCGACTGGTTGCTTCATTTGATACGCGATTATCAACCTGCTCAGGACTTGCCGTCGGTTTCTTCTCAAGCGGACGCAATCGCTCTGAAAGCTGGATTACTCTGCATCCACGACTATCTTGAGGAAAGTCATCAGCTCTCACAATCAGTTGAGCACGAGGGTCCACACCGCTCGGGAGATTATTGGCATCACATAATGCACCGTCGTGAACCCGATTACTCCAATGCTAAGTATTGGAGCAGGGCTGTGGGTCATCACCCCTTACATGTGGTCTTACCTGAAGCTGTAGAGCCTCTGTTTGATCAGTTCCATAGCCCGGCTGTTGCTAACTGGAAAAACCAGTTATTGCAAAGTGAACGCTGGTCTCTCAATTCCTTTGTTGATTGTTGTGCTGAATGTGAATCAAATCAGAATTTGGAACTGAACGACTTGGCTCAAAATATTCAATGGATCGAAATGCAACTCCTGCTGCAGAAAACATCCCTAGATGCCACAACAGGTTAAGTTCAAGCGAGAATTCAGATATTTTGAGAGTCTTAATGCGGAAATACTTCCGTTTTTTTCAATGATTGCTGTTCAGAATGACAAATCACAGGAATTGCATAGCTAAATTCTGTTGACAGCCACGTTTGCGCGGTTATGATTTATGTACTTACCGCTCAATCCTCCTGCGACTCCTGCGGGCAAACCGAGTGGATATCCATCCATGGGATTTCCTTCGAGATATATTTTCGCAGGGACTATCAGACAGGAATGACAACATTCCTTTTGATCTATTCCTCAGCATCGGCAGAGCATACCTTTTCAGGAATATCCCATTTATCTGGTATTCATTTTATCGGTGACGTCTTTGTCAATTACCATTTCACTGAAAAAACCTGGTTGCTCGAGTAGATGTCAATACTCGATGATTTCACCATAGTTAATGGGATAATTAGTATGTTTGGCTTTCCTGGCTGGATTGAAATTACGATCATTTTAGGAATCATCTTGCTCCTGTTTGGTAAGCGTTTACCTGGAGCTATGAATTCTCTCGGAAAAAGCATCGTAGAGTTCAAAAAAGGTGCACGGGAAGTTTCAGAAGAAGATGAAAAACCTTCTAAAATGGAGGCCCCAGACTCTGAACAGGACAATCAGTCAAGCTAAAATATCAAACAGAATGATAATGACACTGAACTCTTATTAATCGCATTGGAAAAGAAACAAGGCTCAAAGGGCTCGATCTTTTTGGTAAAGAAATCCCTGAAACCTTATTATAAAAAGAGGTGAAACAATGTTTCAAACTATCACACACATAACTACCGTTCCTGCGATTTTTGGAATGCCCGGTGGATATGAGATGATCATCGTCGGAATTATTGCGCTTCTCTTATTCGGTAAACGCTTACCGGAAGTGGCACGTAGCCTGGGGAAGGGGATTGTGGAATTTAAGAAAGGCGTCAGCGGAATTGAAGATGAGGTAAATCAAGCCTCTTACTCACAATCACAGACAGAAACACCTCGACCTACGCCTGAGGAACATTCAGAGGAATTTACCGCGCCTAAATTTGAAGTGCCCACATCAGAACCAACTACTGAGAAGAATTCCGAACAGCAGTCATAAGCATTACCAGCTTTTAATGCTAAACCAAATCAGTCTGAATTAATAGGGGGCTTTACTGCTCATCACTTCGACATCAACAATTCGTCCTGAGGGCTTCGTTAAGTCAACAATGATGGGTTGAGGTGTAACTACTTCGGAGAGATTTCCGGCTGCATCGCGTGCAACGACCTGTAGATAAAACTTGGATGGATTACCTTGCTTAACAGACCAGGTAAACCGTCCTAAATCTTCCTGCCATTCTACAATGGGCTCCCATGGTCCCTGTGGTTGAGTAGAAAAATTGATAGAGATCGGTTTTTCGGCCGGATTCAATTCGTTTACTGTCCAGGAAATGGTTACTTTGTTTCCTTCCCCACCCAGTCCCTGTTTTACTGGATTTAATTTGATTGTGGGGGCAGTTCGATCAACGGCAACCACAACATCGGGCTTTTCACCGGACTTGGGTAGGGCATCTGCCAGTCCGACACCACTGCGAACACGCAGCGCAAATCCATAAACTCCGTCATGAGGAACCTCCACAAGAAATGGGCTCTTCTTGTCGGGATCTTCTCCATACTTATACCACTTTAGACCATTATCTTCTGTAATATAAAGTTCCACTGCCCCCACTCCGGAAGGTCCTACTTCATCAATTTGAAAACCGATCTGAAAATTTGTAGCGTTCACTATCTGCTTTCGTTCAGAAGACCATTTCTTCTCTTTTACGGGATATCGATTTTTAGCATACAGCGGTCGTTTCTCCGGATCATCGGCGACATATTGTCCTTTGATCTGGTCAGGAATTGACTGCCCTCCAAGTGATGGTTCAGTCGATCCATCATTTTTAGGAAAGACATTGGGAAGTTGTTGATTTGCAAGTGGCGTTTGATTCTCAAACGAATCCGGCTGGCTCGTCTGTAATGGCTGGGGCACATCAGAATAGGGAGTCAACGCTTCTGGTTTCGAAAATCCTGAACTACCCTGGGCAATTGGTTGATTAAAATCAGGCACATCTTGTTTAGGTTTTGGTACTGTACGGCTCGCAGCAGCTACTACACGGATCTGTTTTTGACTGGTCCCTACATTTGCAGCCCTGTCTTTGATTGATCCCCTCACCGCGACCACACCGCCTTGGGAAATAGACCAGGTTGTTTGACCTTTACTATGCGGAGCCACAATCACACGTTGCCAGTTCTGACTGCCATTTTGAGCATATTCGAGAACCAGTTTTGTTGGAT
This window encodes:
- a CDS encoding class I SAM-dependent methyltransferase, which encodes MDPGHLTELIELEENYWWHVAKRKLVTEILTSEFPAPGLIIEGGIGSARNLLEFSQLGYEVTGFDLMEDAVEHGRSRGLNNLFVHELSQPWPVPPATAKAVLLLDVMEHMENPVQLLKNAKETLAYNGGIIITVPAYPMLYSDWDRKLGHFRRYTKSKFREHTEQAGLKVKWLTYWNSFTLPAAIAIRGKDKILKRTDDSPPRFARVSRFTNACLKSCANIERKLIHSTGVPFGLSLVGVLVK
- a CDS encoding glycosyltransferase family 2 protein, with product MKECNHEHSHSVRRPIADALISVVLPVFNEQDVLPQLLQAVEDSLQTAGCQYEIIFVNDGSSDKSGIILDDLAELNSRVRVVHFAKNFGHQAAVQAGLLHTTGDAIVIMDSDMQDCPKAIVDFIMHWQAGYDVVYAVRTERKENIVKRWAFQTFHKILNLISSTPIPRDAGNFGLIDCKVAIQIAQLHDRDRYFPGLRSWVGYRQIGVTVERLARYDENPRVSFIQLCRLAKTAIFSFSFLPLTIFYVIAALSAVVCIGLISFVLYHKLFTELAIPGWASTTITASFFGALNALGIGILGEYVTRIYDQVRARPMFIVGSKTNFDSPEIEAPLLAKLEKNQITKEDDALDAAENFS
- a CDS encoding outer membrane protein assembly factor BamB family protein, which translates into the protein MMNRNKTYTLFLIYCLCLVIHTPLLAQTPKNKHTVSSDTDASLKKLKSNKGLCVVLGLPQADKASFVVELVQNTNLQVYFQSESQAEVAQVRRLSDEVGLLGQRIFADRGTKNAIALASNLADVIFVQKTAGNWDSKTELLRVLRPQGIAFLSDSKITKPVPKGNDYWDHPYHRPDNNPQSTDQNARSPYRTQFLANPKFSPMPEISVAAGGKVYKAFGHIAHKQNQNAILNTLMCINAYNGTILWKRKLPEGFMIHRNTMIGTEDALYMADNESCKIIDSETGKIRDEIVIDEKMADGPVWKWMGMQDGTLYALIGNKEVQVDTKKSARRGLGHWPWGMWKGHDYSNPKNAFGFGRTFVAINPANKKVLWHIREKDYIDSRGVCMKNDNIYYYCPDKFLACLNIKNGKQVWKNDDKKLLASIGSNQKAQHYVTGYATTTYLKCSDDYLFFAGPQRLHLVTASAADGYWLWEKEHGNLQLVLRDDGIYAAGPKETGMKLDYATGEKIASLPTRRACTRATGSVDSIFFRTSGGTVRLETDSHTAQHIAPMRPPCQDGVIVSNGLLYWGPWMCGCQLSLYGHICLGPEKNSSAPSTQTPPRRVTYTSELSDVEPLSVHNDDWPVFRGDNRQSSTTKAPIPKKSKLAWTAQVTKSSLPTAPTVAGEMIFVGDRNGVISAFDMQGKLIWKRYTGGAIYYPPTVNNHRLFVGSADGRVYAYEAKTGKPLWSFRVAPHQRLIPVYGKLISTWPVAGGVVVQDDTVYAVAGIAHFDGTHVVALNSITGELKQENNSSGALSQEVNSGISLQGSLYIEEDELRFLAGGVYETARYDLKTLTCLNSPSTEVRSQYRTAFYPYYPGYGKYLSIEHMLKDRRELVHDASYEGSVFTNLTLKEALPPGAPKAKKEAARWLSMRARRTGQAYKRKNLWEDQKQRRFTSFIVSPETILVAGHPDSKPDSPFLTAININEGTDLWTHKLPALAVKGGTAIDSEGRMIVSLENGQLCCFHKE
- a CDS encoding Sec-independent protein translocase subunit TatA/TatB, translated to MFGFPGWIEITIILGIILLLFGKRLPGAMNSLGKSIVEFKKGAREVSEEDEKPSKMEAPDSEQDNQSS
- a CDS encoding Sec-independent protein translocase subunit TatA/TatB translates to MFQTITHITTVPAIFGMPGGYEMIIVGIIALLLFGKRLPEVARSLGKGIVEFKKGVSGIEDEVNQASYSQSQTETPRPTPEEHSEEFTAPKFEVPTSEPTTEKNSEQQS